The Streptomyces sp. B3I8 nucleotide sequence CGCGCCCCTTCGAGACGTGGTGGTCGCTCGCGCTCGCGCGGCGGAGCCGCCTGCAGGGCAACCCCCGTTGATACAGGCTCGCGTCGCTCCGAGGCCCAGTGGGAGCCGTCGGTGGGGATGGTGCCGTGTCCCGTCCCTCAGGGGAGCCGGAGGGAGAAAGGGGGTTACTCCTCGTCGTCCTCGTCGTCCAGGCGGGCCAGCCAGGTGGCCAGGCGTTCCACGGGGACCTCGAAGTCGGGGTTGAGGTCGACGAACGTGCGGAGTTGTTCGGCGAGCCACCCGAAGGTGACCTCCTCCTCGCCGCGCCGCTTCTCCAGTTCCTCGATCCCACGGTCGGTGAAGTACATGGGGCCAAGGATATGGCGGAAAAGCGGCCGGGCCGCACCCCCCGGAGAACCCGGTGAAGGGATGCGGCCCGGCCGCTGGACCGACGTCCGCCGACTACGAGGTCACGCCTCGAACACCTCACGGACCAGCTGCTCCTGCTCCGCCTGGTGCCGCTTCGCGGAGCCCACGGCGGGGGAGGAGGAGTGCGGCCGGGAGATGCGGCGCAGGCGCTCACTGTGCGGGACGTCCGCGCCGACCGCCAGGTCCAGGTGGTCGAT carries:
- a CDS encoding DUF6104 family protein: MYFTDRGIEELEKRRGEEEVTFGWLAEQLRTFVDLNPDFEVPVERLATWLARLDDEDDEE